The sequence ATGGCTCGTCCGCTACCGCCGCCACGCCCGCGACTACGAACGCAACACCGAAACCAGCGAGGCCATGATCTACATCGCCATGATCAACCTCATGTCACGCCCCCTGACCCGACACAAATACATTTGAAGACACGTTCTAAGACCTAGTTCGCCGGCACGCTCGCCTAAACGCTGCAATCCCTCGACGGCCCACGACCACTGCTCGGCGGGCGGAATGACTTCCTTGTTCCAGATGTATTCACCGATCACGACCAGAACGTTTTTGGCGCGGTAGTCGTAGGCGAGGTCCAAATAAGCCTCGACACGGCGGCGATGAAAATCGCGCACGCTCTGGCTCGGGTCGGCCAGTCCCACCGCCACGCACGGCAGCGAAATGATCGGTAGCGCGAGCTCCGCGCAGATGTCGCGGATCAAACGGCGCTCGCGCGCGTCCAGATCCAGCGGATCGACGAAAATGTCAACTGCGTCGAAGCCGATCGCTTTCGTCTTGCGCAGGCCGAACTCGGTCGGTCTTCCGGCTTGCACCCAAGTCGAATTGATCAAGCCGAGCTTCATACGTCCGTGCTTGTGCTGTACGCTGAACGATCCGCCGCCGAAGCGCCGGGCGAGCCCGGCGGCCAAAGGCGCGCGG is a genomic window of Pirellulales bacterium containing:
- a CDS encoding IS5/IS1182 family transposase — protein: WLVRYRRHARDYERNTETSEAMIYIAMINLMSRPLTRHKYI
- a CDS encoding TIM barrel protein, producing MTSCSRAPLAAGLARRFGGGSFSVQHKHGRMKLGLINSTWVQAGRPTEFGLRKTKAIGFDAVDIFVDPLDLDARERRLIRDICAELALPIISLPCVAVGLADPSQSVRDFHRRRVEAYLDLAYDYRAKNVLVVIGEYIWNKEVIPPAEQWSWAVEGLQRLGERAGELGLRTCLQMYLCRVRGRDMRLIMAM